One window of Bactrocera tryoni isolate S06 chromosome 2, CSIRO_BtryS06_freeze2, whole genome shotgun sequence genomic DNA carries:
- the LOC120767628 gene encoding uncharacterized protein LOC120767628 has product MQEIWCFFKLLEVLLGITCLTFHVLGFLHTEPLPHNLFYCGTFASFTVYAAFGILNNLCGHGRTAAIEAITTTVGAVMHFAASLLSMYHAEQDFHLMFLTDTEEPRHHYFFYCKAQSIAALATGGMYMLHATYAYDAGFIRLKRELRSGVSSDQETEDEESVQRFRTHIEMFVFGKRVHKKLLRFKWFQKLATKP; this is encoded by the coding sequence ATGCAAGAGATCTGGTGTTTCTTCAAGCTGCTCGAAGTGCTGCTGGGCATTACGTGCCTCACATTTCACGTGCTCGGCTTTCTGCACACCGAACCGCTACCGCACAATCTCTTCTACTGCGGCACATTTGCCAGCTTCACGGTGTACGCAGCCTTCGGCATACTCAACAACTTGTGTGGACATGGTCGCACCGCTGCCATCGAAGCCATAACCACAACAGTGGGCGCTGTAATGCATTTCGCTGCCTCTTTGCTTTCCATGTATCATGCGGAGCAAGACTTTCATTTAATGTTTCTCACCGATACGGAGGAGCCGAGACATCACTACTTTTTCTATTGTAAGGCGCAAAGTATTGCCGCGCTCGCCACGGGCGGCATGTATATGTTGCATGCGACATACGCTTACGATGCTGGTTTCATACGCTTGAAGCGTGAGTTGCGTAGCGGGGTCTCCAGTGATCAGGAGACCGAAGATGAGGAATCGGTGCAACGTTTTCGAACGCATATTGAGATGTTTGTGTTTGGCAAGAGGGTTCATAAGAAATTGTTGCGCTTCAAGTGGTTCCAAAAACTAGCCACGAAGCCATGA